The genomic interval CAATGAGTACAATCGCAAAAATGATAATCGCACTAATTAAGAATACAGGAGAAAACTTCTTACCGTTTGGTTCTGGAGTTGAAGAATTCATAAAATAACATACTCCCTTTCCTCATATTAAATTTTAAGTATCACACACTAATAATTAAAAAAACTCAATAATTAAATTAAAAGTGCAATCGACATATATACCATAACAAAACATTATCATATAATCAATGTGCTGAGAAATGTATGGATTTTTACGAAAATTTTGTATTGCAATAATTATGCTTTAGTGTATAATCGTTTTTGTTATTCAAAAATTTTGCGAGTAGAGGTGAATTGGACATGCTACAAGAATTCAAAGACTTTGCTTTGAAAGGTAACGTGCTTGACCTAGCAATCGCTGTTGTCATGGGGGCCGCTTTTAATAAAATTGTTACATCTTTAGTTGAAAACATCATCATGCCATTAATCGGTTTATTATTTGGCGAAGTTGACTTTGCGAAAAACTGGTCAATGTATGGCATTAAATATGGTATTTTTATTCAATCTATCATCGACTTTATTATTATTGCATTTGCATTATTCATTTTCGTTAAAATCGCCAATACGGTTGTGAAACCTAAAGAAGAAGAAGTTGTCGTAGAAGAAAATATTGTATTATTAACTGAAATTCGTGATTTATTACGTAAAGACAGTAAATAATCAGTGCTAAAGTGAGGCTGTGTCATTTATTTTTCTCAGCTTCTTTTTTATATCCAATGGTAGTTTGAAACTGAAATCTCGCCTATATTTTTAAGTTAGCGACACGAACAAAATTTCTAAAGTATTAATGAAAACTGCCACCAACACCTTTGAATACAAAATATTGGTGGCATTTTCATGTGCGTACGGAGAAAATAGACGCAATCCCCTTATTCATCACCGTTTTTTGTTAGTGAAAATACATAGTAAAACTGGTTACATCTCAATAAAGCGCATCATCATTTATTCATTACTCTTTAAATGCGTTGTACTTTGGTAGTTTTTAGAGACAACTTCTAAAATAATGGGAATTCGATTTTTTAATTCTGAAACGTGCGAAATAATACCGACTAATCGGCCACTCGATTGCAATTGAATTAAAGTATCGAGGGCTGTTTCTAGCGTTTCTTGATCAAGTGTACCAAATCCTTCATCAATAAACATTGCATCTAAAGCAATGCCCCCATGTTCGCTTTGAACGACTTCACTTAATCCTAACGCCAACGCAAGAGAGGCTTGGAACGTTTCACCACCAGACAATGATGTAATGTGACGCGCTTGGTTAGAATAGTAATCAAACACCTCAATCTCTAGACCACTAAAACCTCTTCCTTTTTTCTCATTTCTCACTAATTCATAACGTTGACCCGTCATACTGAGTAGTCGTTGATTCGCTTTCAACAAAATCTGTTCTAAATAATGCATTAAAACGTAATTTTCTAACGTTAGGTTATGTGCATTTTTGCCACTCAAAATTTCAGCAAGTTGGAATAATTCGATTTGTTCATTCAATGTGTTTTTTAAATAAGTCACTTCATCTTTAATTTTTTGCGCTGTCTTTTGATTTTGTGTCGCTTGAAATGCATATTCATTATAACGTCTTTGGACATCTTCAAAAGCTTCACGTTGTTGCTGTTGTTTCACTTTTAAAACATCTAAATCTTCAACGGTGATTGTTGAAAGTTGCTGAGAGACATCTTGTATTTTAAGTTCTACCGTCTGTTTTTCTTGATAATACATTTTCACTTCTTGTTCGTACGCTTCTTTATGGACACTGTCTTGTAAAATATCGAATAATGTTTCACGATTTTGAATGTTTAATGCTTTCAATGCTTCATCAATATCGGCATTCAAAGTTTGCACTTGCTTCGTACGTTCAGAAATTTGATGTGCGCGCAATTGTATCTCATATTGTTGTTCTTTTAACTTTGTTGCAAGTTGATCACATCGTTCAGTTAATGTTGTCTTATCTTGATTAAATTGATCAACAACTGATTTCAATTTGGCAAAGGCTGTTTTGAACGTCTCAATATCCTCATATTCGGTTTCAGCTATAAATCTGTCCATACGCTCTTGAATGTATTCTTGTTCTTTCTTTAACAATTGTATTTGTTGCTTATTTTCATCTATCACTTGATGAATACGGCCAACTTCTTCTTGGATTGCTGCAATGCGTGAATTTTCTTTATCGATGGCCTCTAGTTTTTGTTTTATGTCGCGTTGTTCCGCTTCTGCCTTCTTGAGGTGTTCTTCATTAAAATCGGCTTCACCCATTTCAACAAGCCGTGCTTTCGTGTGCGTGATATTTGCATCACATTTAATCTTTTGTTCTTTGAGCGTTTCAAGGGTTTGCTCAATGGTACGATTTTTTTGTTGAATTCTTTTAATTTGCTCTATATCAGCATCTGTTTCAAGATGATGCACCGTTTGCCCACATACCGGACACGGATCATTTTTGCTTATAGTCGCACGTAATGTCATAACAGCTTGTTCATGGTTCAACAACTGTTGTTCATTTTCTGATATGACTTGAATATTCGCCTGCTTTTGAGCGATCTCCGCATTGATTCGATTTAATTCCTCAGTGTAGTTTTGAAGCTGTTGCTGTTGACGTGCTTGAATGGTTGCATGATTTTGTGCGATTCGTAATGTCGCAATTTTTTCTACTATCACTGCCTGTTCAGATTGTAATTGTGATTTTTGTTCATAATCAGCCTGACGTTCTAAATCGTCCTTATCAATCGCTTCAAGTTTTTGCATTGCTTCTTCATTATGTTCCGCTAACTTTTGCATCGTTTGCTTAATACTTGTCATACGTGCATATTTTTCTTTCAGTTGATCACACTCTTGATAAAAATGACGTGTACGCTCAAGATAGTGTGCTTTTTGGCTCATCTCATCTTCTTGTAATAAATGCGTTTCAAGTGCTTTTTGCTGTTCAATCTGTTGTGTTTCTAATTTTTCGTTTTCATTTTGAAGTTGTTCATGCTCTTTTTGTTGCTGCTTTAATGTCGCTTCTATTTCTTGAAGGTTTTGATACATTTTAAGCACCATTTTACTTTCATTCATTAACTTTAATTGCTGTTCAAGTTGCTGAATATGTGCTTGACGTACTTCAAATTGCCCAAGTTTTATCTTCAATTGTTGCTGTTGTTCAGATAATTGTTGGCGTAAAATTTGACGATCTACTGCTTCATTCACACTGTTTAAAGCTTTTTCTACCTTTAATTTTTCTTGTTGCACTTCTGAAACTTGTTGTTCTGCAATTGTTTCAAATTGAGGTAATGCTGCCATCATCAAATCATACTGTTCACTTTTGCGTCCTTTTTCCTGTAACAAACCAGGATGGTCTAGTGTATACAATTCGTCCCAAGCACTTTGTATTTTGGTATAGATTTGATCTATTTCAATTTTCATGTTTTTCGTTTTATCAGTGAGTCGATTTTTTAACATATCGTATAATTGCGTATTAAAGAGCGTTCTTAAAATTGTTTGCTTATCTGTACTATTTGAAACTAAAAATTCTTTAAACTCACCTTGAGGCAATACGAACAGCTGTCTAAACTGATTTTGCTTTAGTTTAAGAAGTTCTAAAATAAAGCGTTCCCCTGCTTGAATCGTACTTTCTATCAGTTCATAACGCCCTGCATCATGTCGGTACACTTCAAGCTTCGGTTTCGTTTCATTTTTATTGCCAGGTTTTAAAAATGATGCTTCACGAACGACTTTATACAATCTGCCAGCTATTTCAAATTCAAATGTGACGGTTAAAGGTTGGGTAGCGTCTGCAAAATGACTTCTTAAATGCTTGACTTCTCTTTTTTCTGTGGACGCACGCCCATACAATGCATACACAATACCATCAAAAATCATCGTTTTACCAGAACCTGTCTTACCACTAATCAAAAACAGTTGATTGGATGGGATACGGGAGAAATCAATCGTCTCATCTAAAAATGGGCCGAAATTTTGAAGGTGCAATTTTAATGGTTTCATGATTATTCCTCCTCATTCATCGTTTCTAACAACTGTACTACATTACTTTTTTGCGTTTCTGATAGTGTATCGGTCGTCATTTCAGAATAAAATTGACTCACGATATCTAATGGTGACAACTTTTTAACATCTGTCAGTACTTTAGACTGATAAGATGACGGTTGCGTTTGTTGTGTTAAAGACAGTGTGTTCGGATAAATTTGTTTCAACTTTTGCATAGGATCTTTGACGTGCGTTAATTGTTCAACATTAAAATGAAAATAACTGTCATCATTTTTACGCTTAAAACGGCCATTCATAATATCATCAAAACTTGCTTCCACGACTTCTAACTCACGAGCTGGCTTTAACGGGATAAAACTTTGTCGCATCTCTTGATCGGATTCAATGTGAAATAGACGAACCCCTTTAGCTTGTTGCACTTCAGAAAATGAGTATTGCAACAGCGAACCACTATACACGACATTTTGATACTGACTCGCAAAAGGATGATGAATATGTCCAAGCATGACTGCATCAAAATCTAATAAAAATTGTGGTGATACCGCTTCAATAGTGCCTATCGTAATGTCACGTTCTGAATCACTTTTTGGCGCACCTGTAAGTGTAAAATGCCCCACTAAAATATTCGTCATAGCAGGATTTAACTGTGGACGTAATTGATCGACTAATTTTTTCACAGCCTCTTCGTAATATTCTACAGACACTTCTAAATACTCACGTGCTTCAGATAATGTAAAAAATGGCAGGGTATACACGGCCACGTTCCCGAAAACAACTGGCTCAAAAAATTGTTCAATTTCCGTAGTAATATAAAGTTGATTATGTCGAAACCAGGAGGCACCGTAGCGCAAACGTTCTTTACCATCGTGATTGCCATTAATCATCACTATAGGAATTTGCATGTCTAAATTAATTTTCGCAATCGTTTCTTCCATCAGTTGAATCACGTATTTACTTGGATAAGCCGTATCATAAATATCTCCTGCAATAATGAGCGCATCCGGTTGTTCACGTTCAAGGACCTCAAACAATTGTTGTAAGACGTATTGCTGATCTTCCAAAAACGAATGACCATTTAAAACTTTGCCTAAATGCCAATCGGCCGTATGTATTAATTTCAATTTCATCACCTCAGAACAAATGTTCGATTCTATTTTATAGCATGCTTCAGTTCATTTCAAGTGACTGACGGCGCTTTTTATCATCATTTTGCACTTGCCGTAACTATAGAAAAAGACCTCGCAGCACCATCACTGCAAAGGTCAATAACATACTCATTATGCGACAATTTGATTTTTGATTTTTTTATATCGATAAAGCATCGCAAGTCGCCAAGGTACAAGCATACTAAACGCTAGCAAGAAGAACATCCCTGCTAACTCCCCAGGGTCTACAGAATTGCCTAAAAAGACTTTCAGTACTGTACGAATCAGTAATAGCGTGACTAACACAAATGGGAATGCTTTAGATTTTTTTAAATAAATTTGGCTACCTTTGACTTCAAAATGAGAGGTCATGATGAGTACACTTGAAAAAACAACCCCTAAAACGACTGATTCTATGATTTCAAAACCAGTTAATCTAAAGTAAGGGATGACATACATCAGTGCACCCGTAGCCATAAAGAAAGGAGGCAAAATAATTTTCTTTGTATTTACTGGATATTTTTGCGCCTTCATTCTAATGACAATGACACCTGCACCCATTACAAACGCAACGAGTATGGATAAAACTAAATATGTCAACGCTGCTCCTCCTAACATCATCCAAAGATACCAATAAGTATATCATATGACAACTAAAATGAGTAATGGTCTATACTTGTCGTTTTGAAATGGGAAATAAATATTTTCAACAGTTTACCAAAGTGAAAAGTATACTTTAACTGATGACTTCAAAAATATTTTGTCCCAAATTCATTCCAAAAGCAAAAATAGCAAGGATGTGCGCTTTTCTATTTCCAGCACAAATCCTTGCTATCGTTAACGTTAAAGAACATTACATTTTTTTATCCATGTTTTTGTTCATCATTGTCATCATTTGATTAATTTTCTTTTGAGATGGTTTTTGTCCCATCTGCATCATCATCATGCGTAACATTTCTTCATTGATTGGTGGGTTTTTCTTTAAATAATCCATCATATATTTACGCGCTAAGAAAAAACCTCCAACTAATCCACCGATAAGTGCAATAACAATTAATAAAATTGCTAACCATGTAGCCATAGTTTCACCCACTTTCTTTATCCTTTTGCATTTTACTAAAATTATGTATGCTTTTCAAGATATGGAAGACAAATTTATACCAAATCCAAAAAGAAAAGCCGAGCTCAAAATCGACTAATCGAGCTCGACTCTATATTTGACAATATTTTAGAGGAAATTATAATTTTTCAATTTCTGCTAAAACATTTTCTTTAGTGAAGCCGTATTTCTCAACAACTAAGTCGCCAGGCGCACTTGCACCGTAACGGTCGATACCTACAACCACACCGTTCATACCAACATATTTATGCCAACCTAATGAAGCTGCCATTTCAACAGCTGCACGTTTTTCAACATGTGGTAATAAAATTTCATCTTGGTATGCTTTTGATTGATTTTCAAATGCGTTCCAGTTTGGCATTGAAACGACACGTACACCTTTACCTTGTTCTTCAAGCGCTTTAGCGACGTCTACTGTTAAGCTTACTTCTGAACCAGATGCTAATAAAACATATTCTGGAGATTTTTCAGTTTCGAATACAATGTAAGCACCTTTTCTTACGCCTTCTTCAACTGTTGATTCTTCTACATCTAATACAGGTAAACCTTGACGTGTTAATACTAATGCAGTTGGTGTACCGTTTGATTCAACAGCTACTTTCCATGCTACACGTGTTTCGTTACCATCAGCTGGACGAATTACGTTTAAGTTAGGAATCGCTCTTAAACCAGCTAATTGTTCGATTGGTTCGTGAGTAGGGCCATCTTCACCTACAGCAATTGAATCATGTGTGAACACGAATGTTGAACGTAAGCCCATGATTGCTGCTAAACGTAATGCTGGTTTTAAATAGTCACTGAATACGAAGAATGTCGCACCATATGGGTGTAAACCACCGTGTGCAGCCATACCGTTAACAGTTGCTGCCATTGCGAATTCACGTACACCGAACCATACGTTTTTACCGACGCCATTTTCAGCAGAGAAGTCAGTTTCGTTTTTAACATTTGATTTGTTTGATGAAGCTAAGTCAGCTGAACCACCAAATAATGTTGGTACTGCTTTACTTAAAGCTTGAATCACATCACCAGAGTCTGCACGAGAAGCCCCTTTGTGACCAAGTTCAAATTTAGGAAGTTCATTTTCATAGCCTTCAGGTAATTCACCTGCTATAGCATCTTTGAACTCTTTATATAATTCAGGGTATTTCTTAGCATATTGTTCTACTTTTTCTTTCCATGCTTTTTCATTTTCATCAGCACGTTGAATCATTGTTGAATTGAAAATGTCATAAACTTCATCTTCAACATGGAAGTGTTTAGATGGATCAAGGTTATAACTTTCGAATGTTAAGTTACGTTCTTCTTCACCTAATGGCGCACCATGTGACGCGTTACTGTTAGATTTGTTAGGTGAACCGTAACCAATGATTGTTTTCACTTCAATGATTGTTGGACCTGCTTGACCTTTAGCTTCTTCAATCGCCTTATCAATAGCTTCGATGTCGTTACCATCTTTAACAAGAATGTGGTTCCAACCATAAGCTTCAAAACGTTTTTTAATATCTTCAGAGAATGCTTTTGAAGCTTCCCCGTCTAGAGAAATATCGTTTGAATCGTAAAGTGTAATCAATTTGTCTAATTTTAAGTGACCTGCAAGTGAAGCTGCTTCATGTGAAATACCTTCCATTAAGTCACCATCAGATGCCAATACATAAGTGTAGTGATCGACAACATCGATATCTTTGTTAAATTTAGCAGCTAAATGTTTTTCAGCCATTGCCATACCTACTGACATTGCAAAACCTTGTCCAAGTGGTCCAGTCGTAATTTCT from Staphylococcus sp. MI 10-1553 carries:
- the tkt gene encoding transketolase; amino-acid sequence: MTQRNDSLAINTIRGLSIDAIEKANSGHPGLPMGAAPMAYTLWTRHLNFNPNSHEYFNRDRFILSAGHGSALLYSLLHVSGSLELDELKQFRQWDSKTPGHPEYHHTKGVEITTGPLGQGFAMSVGMAMAEKHLAAKFNKDIDVVDHYTYVLASDGDLMEGISHEAASLAGHLKLDKLITLYDSNDISLDGEASKAFSEDIKKRFEAYGWNHILVKDGNDIEAIDKAIEEAKGQAGPTIIEVKTIIGYGSPNKSNSNASHGAPLGEEERNLTFESYNLDPSKHFHVEDEVYDIFNSTMIQRADENEKAWKEKVEQYAKKYPELYKEFKDAIAGELPEGYENELPKFELGHKGASRADSGDVIQALSKAVPTLFGGSADLASSNKSNVKNETDFSAENGVGKNVWFGVREFAMAATVNGMAAHGGLHPYGATFFVFSDYLKPALRLAAIMGLRSTFVFTHDSIAVGEDGPTHEPIEQLAGLRAIPNLNVIRPADGNETRVAWKVAVESNGTPTALVLTRQGLPVLDVEESTVEEGVRKGAYIVFETEKSPEYVLLASGSEVSLTVDVAKALEEQGKGVRVVSMPNWNAFENQSKAYQDEILLPHVEKRAAVEMAASLGWHKYVGMNGVVVGIDRYGASAPGDLVVEKYGFTKENVLAEIEKL
- the mscL gene encoding large conductance mechanosensitive channel protein MscL, giving the protein MLQEFKDFALKGNVLDLAIAVVMGAAFNKIVTSLVENIIMPLIGLLFGEVDFAKNWSMYGIKYGIFIQSIIDFIIIAFALFIFVKIANTVVKPKEEEVVVEENIVLLTEIRDLLRKDSK
- a CDS encoding YneF family protein — translated: MATWLAILLIVIALIGGLVGGFFLARKYMMDYLKKNPPINEEMLRMMMMQMGQKPSQKKINQMMTMMNKNMDKKM
- the sbcD gene encoding exonuclease subunit SbcD, whose translation is MKLKLIHTADWHLGKVLNGHSFLEDQQYVLQQLFEVLEREQPDALIIAGDIYDTAYPSKYVIQLMEETIAKINLDMQIPIVMINGNHDGKERLRYGASWFRHNQLYITTEIEQFFEPVVFGNVAVYTLPFFTLSEAREYLEVSVEYYEEAVKKLVDQLRPQLNPAMTNILVGHFTLTGAPKSDSERDITIGTIEAVSPQFLLDFDAVMLGHIHHPFASQYQNVVYSGSLLQYSFSEVQQAKGVRLFHIESDQEMRQSFIPLKPARELEVVEASFDDIMNGRFKRKNDDSYFHFNVEQLTHVKDPMQKLKQIYPNTLSLTQQTQPSSYQSKVLTDVKKLSPLDIVSQFYSEMTTDTLSETQKSNVVQLLETMNEEE
- the sbcC gene encoding exonuclease subunit SbcC, which encodes MKPLKLHLQNFGPFLDETIDFSRIPSNQLFLISGKTGSGKTMIFDGIVYALYGRASTEKREVKHLRSHFADATQPLTVTFEFEIAGRLYKVVREASFLKPGNKNETKPKLEVYRHDAGRYELIESTIQAGERFILELLKLKQNQFRQLFVLPQGEFKEFLVSNSTDKQTILRTLFNTQLYDMLKNRLTDKTKNMKIEIDQIYTKIQSAWDELYTLDHPGLLQEKGRKSEQYDLMMAALPQFETIAEQQVSEVQQEKLKVEKALNSVNEAVDRQILRQQLSEQQQQLKIKLGQFEVRQAHIQQLEQQLKLMNESKMVLKMYQNLQEIEATLKQQQKEHEQLQNENEKLETQQIEQQKALETHLLQEDEMSQKAHYLERTRHFYQECDQLKEKYARMTSIKQTMQKLAEHNEEAMQKLEAIDKDDLERQADYEQKSQLQSEQAVIVEKIATLRIAQNHATIQARQQQQLQNYTEELNRINAEIAQKQANIQVISENEQQLLNHEQAVMTLRATISKNDPCPVCGQTVHHLETDADIEQIKRIQQKNRTIEQTLETLKEQKIKCDANITHTKARLVEMGEADFNEEHLKKAEAEQRDIKQKLEAIDKENSRIAAIQEEVGRIHQVIDENKQQIQLLKKEQEYIQERMDRFIAETEYEDIETFKTAFAKLKSVVDQFNQDKTTLTERCDQLATKLKEQQYEIQLRAHQISERTKQVQTLNADIDEALKALNIQNRETLFDILQDSVHKEAYEQEVKMYYQEKQTVELKIQDVSQQLSTITVEDLDVLKVKQQQQREAFEDVQRRYNEYAFQATQNQKTAQKIKDEVTYLKNTLNEQIELFQLAEILSGKNAHNLTLENYVLMHYLEQILLKANQRLLSMTGQRYELVRNEKKGRGFSGLEIEVFDYYSNQARHITSLSGGETFQASLALALGLSEVVQSEHGGIALDAMFIDEGFGTLDQETLETALDTLIQLQSSGRLVGIISHVSELKNRIPIILEVVSKNYQSTTHLKSNE
- a CDS encoding CcdC family protein, which codes for MTYLVLSILVAFVMGAGVIVIRMKAQKYPVNTKKIILPPFFMATGALMYVIPYFRLTGFEIIESVVLGVVFSSVLIMTSHFEVKGSQIYLKKSKAFPFVLVTLLLIRTVLKVFLGNSVDPGELAGMFFLLAFSMLVPWRLAMLYRYKKIKNQIVA